From the Pseudomonas monsensis genome, the window CCGGCGCCATGGTGGTTCAGGTGTTTCATCTCGACTTGTTCTGGGGGCTGCTGGCGATTGCGCTGGGGCACCTGATCGGTGGCGTGGTGATCGCACTGGCCTCGGCGCAGGGGCCGCGCATGGGCATTCCGCAGATGGTGCAGAGTCGTGGCCAGTTCGGACGCTACGGTGCGCTGTTGATCGTGTTTTTTGCAGCGATCATCTACATCGGTTTCTTCATTTCCAACATCGTGCTCGCCGGCAAATCCATCGTCGGCATCGCGCCGTCGGTGCCGGCGCCGTTGAGCATTCTCATCGGTGCACTGGCGGCTACGGCGATCGGCGTGATCGGCTACAACTTCATTCACACGCTGAACCGCATCGGCACTTGGGTGATGGGCAGTGCGCTGCTCGCCGGTTTCATCTACATCTTTGCCCACGACTTGCCGGCAGACTTCCTGACTCGCGGCAGTTTCAACCTGTCGGGCTGGCTGGCGACGGTGTCGCTGGGGATCATCTGGCAGATCAGTTTCTCGCCGTACGTGTCCGACTATTCGCGTTATCTGCCAGCGGATATCGGTATCGCCAAACCGTTCTGGGCAACGTACCTCGGGGCGACGCTGGGTACGATTCTGTCGTTCACCTTTGGTGCGGTAGCCGTGCTGGCGACGCCCGAAGGCACCGAGGCGATGACGGCGGTCAAGCAGTCCACCGGGTGGCTGGGGCCAATGCTGATGGTGCTGTTCCTGCTCAATATCATCAGCCACAACGCCCTTAATCTGTATGGCGCGGTGCTGTCGATCATCACCTCGATCCAGACCTTCGCCAGCCAGTGGACGCCGAGCATCAAGGTGCGTGTGGTGCTGTCGAGCGTGGTGCTGGCGGGCTGCTGTGTGGTCGCGCTCGGTGCCTCGGCGGATTTCATCTCCCAGTTCATCGGGCTGATTCTGGCGTTGCTGCTGGTGCTGGTGCCGTGGGCGTCGATCAACCTGATCGACTTTTACCTGATCAAGCGCGGCTGCTACGACATCACCTCGATCTTCCGCGCCGATGGCGGGGTTTACGGGCGCTTTAATCTGCACGCGATCATTGCTTATTTCATCGGCATTCTCGTGCAACTGCCGTTCGCCAATACCTCGCTGTACGTCGGGCCTTACGCCAATCTGGTCGAGGGCGCGGACTTGTCCTGGCTGGTCGGCCTGGTGGTCACCGTGCCGTTGTATTACTGCCTGGCAACACGCGGCCAGACACAGCAGAGCAGGGCGGCGAGATTGGGTTACACCGACTGAGCTGATCCGCTACCCGACAATGCCCGGCCATTCGCCGGGCATTGTTGTTTCCGCATCCCGGCGGTCATTCAAATTGGCCACAACGATCCCCTTTTGGCCCATCCCCCACTGTGCTCCGGCTACGCTGTCAGCAAGAATCAAAGCCACAACCAGACGCTGAACCTTAATTCCTTGGCTGCCTTTACAGCCGCTGCCGTGTACAGAACATAAAAACCATCGAACTCACGCTGCCTTTTGGGGAACAACCATGGTCACGATGAAACGTATTCTGGGCGCTACCGTGTGTGGGCTGACACTGCTGGCCAGTGCCGTGCAGGCTGAGCAGCGCGAACTGCGGGTGTACAACTGGGCGGATTACATCCTGCCGTCGGTGCCCAAGGATTTCGCCGCGAAAACCGGTATCAAAGTGACCTGGGACACCTTCGACACCAACGAATCGCTGGAAGCCAAACTGCTCACCGGCAACTCCGGTTATGACCTGGTGGTGCCGTCGAACCAGTTCCTTGAAACGCAGATCAAGGCTGGCGTGTTTCAGAAACTGGATAAATCGAAACTGCCGAACTGGAGCCACCAGGATCCGGAACTGTTGAAACTGCTGGGCAAGAACGATCCGGGTAACCAGTACGGCGTGCCTTACATGGTCGGTACGGTGCTGATCGGCTTCAACCCGGCCAAGGTAAAAGCGGCACTGGGCGACAATGCGCCGGTGGACAGTTGGGACCTGGTGTTCAAACCGGAAAACATGGAAAAACTCAAATCCTGCGGCGTGGCGATGCTTGATTCGCCGACAGAAATCCTGCCGCTGGCCCTGCATTACCTGGGCCTCGATCCGAACAGCCAGAACCCGGCCGACTATGAAAAAGCCAAGGAGCTGATGCTCAAGGTTCGCCCCTACGTGACCTATTTCAACTCGGCCAAGTACATGACCGACATTGCCAACGGCGACATCTGCGTGGCCATCGGTTATTCCGGCAGCTTCTACCAGTTCGGCAACCGCGCCAAAGAAGCCGGCAACGGTGTGGTGGTCGACTGGCGCTTGCCGAAAGAAGGTGCGCCGATCTGGTTCGACACTTTCGCCATTCCGAAGAGCGCGAAGAACGTCGCCGAGGCCCATGAATTCCTCAATAACCTGCTCGATCCGAAAGTGATCGCACCGATCAGCGACTTCCTCGGTTACCCGAATGCGAACAAGGATTCGATGCCGCTGATCAACAAGGAAATCACCGGCAACCCGAACCTGACACCCACCCCTGAAGCGCTGAAAAACCTCTACGTCGTGCAACCGTTGCCGCAGAAAATCGAGCGCGTGCGTACCCGCGTATGGACCAACATCAAGTCTGACAAATAGATATGGACTGAACGAAATCCCTGTGGGAGCGAGCTTGCTCGCGAAGGCGTGGGATCATCCAGCATCATCGTTGAATGACACACCGCTTTCGCGAGCAAGCTCGCTCCCACAGGTTTTTATGGCGTGTCATTCCGTGCTGCGTTCGCTTTCTCTGGTCATCACCAGACTCAGCAGCACCGACCCCAGAATGACCCCGCCCACCACCGCCAGCGACCACTCCACCGGCATGTGCAGCCACGGCATCAAGACCATCTTGCCGCCGATGAACACCAGCACCATCGCCAGTCCGTACTTGAGCAGATGGAAGCGGTCGGCCATGTCTGCCAGCAGGAAGTACAAAGCGCGCAGGCCCATGATCGCGAAAATATTTGAAGTGAAGACAATGAACGGGTCAGTCGTCACGGCGAAGATTGCCGGGATGCTGTCAACCGCGAACATCAGGTCACTGGCCTCGATCAGCACCAGCACCAGGAACATCGGAGTAGCCCAGCGCACGCCGTTCTGCAGGACGAAAAACCGTTCGCCATGAAAGCCGCTGGTGATGCGCATATGCCCGCGCACCCAGCGCAGCAACGGATTTTTTTCCAGATCAGGTTGATGGTCGGCAAACACCAGCATCTTGATCCCGGTAATGATCAGGAACACGCCGAAGGCATACAGCAGCCATTCGAACTGCGACACCAGCCACACCCCGGCAAAAATCATTACCGCCCGCATCACAATGGCGCCAAGCACGCCGTACAGCAGCACCCGCCGCTGTAGCTCGGGTGGCACGGCGAAGTAGCTGAAGATCATCACGAAGACGAACATGTTGTCGATCGACAGCGATTGTTCGATCAGATAACCGGTGAGGAATTCGAGGGTTTTCTGTCGGGCGATGTCAGCGCCGAACGCGCCATGCAGGTACCACCAGAGCAGCGCTGCGAAACTCAGTGCCAGCAGGCACCAGGCGATGACCCAGGACAAGGCTTCGCGAACCGACACCCGATGCGCCTTGCGCCCACCGAAGACAAACAGGTCCAATGCCAGCATGGCAAGCACGAAGACGATGAAGGCGCCCCACATCCATGGTTCGCCGATATTGATGTTTGTGGCTGGCATGTCGCGCTCCCTGTCTATTCTTGGATTGGGGTCAGACGTGGCCATGCTAACGACGGGTTTGTGCCAAAGAAAAATCGTTTATTTCTGCGCAACAGTTCGTTAATAACGAAGTATCGAGGCTTCAGCGGCGGCAGTTACGTGCTGGTGCAGAAGTACCTGCACAACATGACGGCCTGGAATGCGCTGAGCGTCGAGGCGCAGGAACGGGTGATCGGGCGCAAGAAGCTCTCGGACATCGAACTGGAGGACTCGGTCAAACCGAGCAACTCCCACAGTGCGCTGACCACCCTCACCACGGCAGACGGCGAGGAAGTGAAAATCCTGCGCGACAACATGCCGTTCGGCCGGCCTGGGGCAGGGGCGTTCGGCACGTTCTTCATTGGTTACGCACGTTCGCCCGAGCCGAACGAGCAGATGCTGGAGAACATGTTCGTCGGCAAGCCACCGGGCAACTACGACAAGTTGCTGGATTTCAGCACGGCCGTGACTGGCAGTTTGTATTTCGTACCGTCTGCTGACTTGCTGGAGGAACTGGCCGAGCGTTGATCAGCGAAAGAATTCCCCCGGTGTTTCGCCGAACTGTTGGCGAAATGCGGCGATAAACGCCGACGTTGAGTCGTAACCACAGGCCAGCGCGACGTCGGTGACGCGCTCGCCTTTTTCCAGTGGTGTCAGTGCGCCGAGCAACCGCAGGCGCTGGCGCCAGGCGCGAAAGGTCAGGCCGGTATCGCGCAGGAACAGCCGGGTGAGGGTCTTCTCGGTGACACCGAACTTCTCGCTCCAATGACTCAGCGTGGTCTGCTGTTCCGGGTGTTGCTCCAGGCTCTGGTAGATCTGCTTCAAGCGGGCGTCTTGCGGCAACGGCAGCATCAGGTCGATCTGCGGCGCCTCGGCCAGTTGATCGAGGATCACTTGGGCCAGACGTCCATGCGGGCCACTCTGCTCGTATTCCACCGGGACTTCGCTGAACGCACGAATCAATTCCCTGAGTAGATCGCTGACGCCCAGCACATGGCAGCGCTCAAGCGCCCATCCAGCGACGCTGCAATCGATGTAGAGGCTGCGCATTTCCGTGTGCGGCGAGCTGAACACCCGATGCGGCACACCCGCCGGAATCCATACGGCGCGCTCGGGCGGGGCGACGAAGCGGCCGGCGCTGGTCTGTATTTCCAGCACCCCCTGAATCGCGTACGACAACTGCACCCACGGGTGGCTGTGGCGCCGGGTCAGGGCACGATTGGGCAGCGATTCGGTGCGCCCGTAGAGTGGGCGCGGCAGGCTGGGCAGCCCGGGAATGCTGCGCCGGATGCTTTTTTCATGTCCTTTAGGCGGCATCTTGTGGCCCTTCGGCGTTAGTCGGTAATTCGCAGCCACGTTAGAGTCGTCGACACGCCCTGGCAACCCCCGGATAGACAGACCATGACTCGCCCAAGATTCCTGCCCGACAACTTCACCCTGACATTGATCGGCGTAGTTCTGCTCGCCAGTTTCCTGCCCGCCAGCGGTCAGGTCGCGGTCGGCTTCGGCTGGCTGACCAACATCGCCATCGCCCTGCTGTTTTTTCTGCACGGCGCCAAACTCTCGCGCGAATCGATCATCGCCGGTGCCGGGCACTGGCGCCTGCATCTGCTGGTATTCGGCCTGACGTTTGTGTTGTTCCCGATTCTCGGTCTGGCGTTAAAACCGCTGTTGTCGCCGTTGATTGGCGACAAGCTGTACATGGGCATGCTCTACCTGTGCGCGTTGCCCGCCACAGTGCAGTCGGCGATCGCTTTCACCTCGTTGGCGCGGGGCAACATTCCGGCGGCGATTTGCAGTGCGGCGGCATCCAGCCTGTTCGGGATTTTCCTCACGCCGTTGCTGGTGACGCTGTTGCTTGACGTCCACGGCGACGGCGGTTCGACCCTCGATGCGATCCTGAAAATCAGCGTGCAACTGCTGTTGCCATTCATCGCCGGGCAGATCGCCCGGCGCTGGATCGGCGCGTGGGTCGGCCGCAACAAGAACTGGCTGAAATTCGTCGATCAGGGTTCGATTCTGCTGGTGGTCTACGGTGCATTCAGCGAAGCGGTCAACGAAGGCATCTGGCATCAGATTCCGCTGGTCGATCTGTTGGGACTGGTGGTGGTCTGCTGCATCCTGCTGGCGTTGGTGCTGCTGGCCTCGACCCTGCTGGGCAGAGTGTTCGGCTTCAGCCAGGAAGATCGCATCACCATACTGTTCTGCGGTTCGAAAAAGAGTCTGGCGACCGGCGTGCCAATGGCTCAGGTGCTGTTTGCCGGGAGCACCATCGGCGTGCTGATTCTGCCGCTGATGCTGTTCCATCAGATTCAGCTGATGGTCTGTGCGGTGCTGGCGCAGCGCTATGCGAAACGGCCGGAATCGGTGCCGGAGTTGATGGCGCAGGTGGACCCCTAGTTCGCCACGCCGCTTGTCTAAGGCATTGTGTCAAAGCGTTGCAGCAGGGGATTGCTATGAAATAGCGTCCCCTCGCGAGCAGGTTCCTCTGCTGAATATCTCCAAATAACTCAAAATTAATCAATGAGTTATCACTTGTTTGGGTTGATATGAGACATTTTGTTTCTGAAATATTATGAAAAAATAATTGGGGAAAGGGGTTGCCACGACTCGGGTGGCTGTTTAGGATCCAATCTTCGCAAATATAACAAGTCTGGGCAGGAAGCTCAGCCGCATGGGATTTATATGGATATTATCGCCCCCAACTTTCTATTCTCTTAGTGGTCATTCGCGAACACCGCGAAGATTGACTGCGCTCTGCCAATACCTCTTTACGATGGATAGCGCTTCGCACTTGCGAAGGGTTGCGCCTGCATTGGATACAAACTTACGTAAAGGATTCTACGTATGAAAACAATAAATCGAATCGTGATAGTCGGATTTGGAAGTATCGCTCAGGCCTTGTTGCCTCTGTTGGTTGAGCGATATCAGGGCGACATTGTTATCTTTGACAAAGAAGTGGATGTCTCAAGGCAAGCCATTGCGCAAGAGTATTCGGCGTCATTGATTAAGAAGTTGATTACGCCGCATAACTTTGTAAGCGTGATAAGTCCTTATCTCGGCGAACAGGTGTTTTTGCTGAATCTGGCTGTTTCGGTTTCCAGTGAAGCATTGATCGACCTTGCTCAGCGCCACGACTCGCTCTATCTGGATACTTGCATTGAGCCCTGGGAATATAGCGCTGATGTCGATTCGAATCTGGCGAGCAACTTTTCCCTGCGCGAAGGACTCAAGCGCTTTGCCAAACAGCGAGCGGTTGACCGCGCAACGGCCGTTGTCGCCCATGGTGCCAATCCCGGCTTTATCTCGGTGCTGCTGAAAAAGGCATTGACGCAAATGGCTGCGGTCAACGGCGTCGCCTTTGAAATCTCGCACCCTCAAGACTGGGCCAGACTGGCCGAGCGCCTGGGTGTCAGGGTGATCCAGATTTCCGAACGCGATACGCAAGTCACCGGCAAGGAACGCTCCGAACAGCACTTCATGTGCACCTGGTCGGTGGACGGCCTGATCACCGAATGCCTGCAACCGGCGGAAATGGGCTGGGGCAGCCATGAGACCCGGCTCCCTCAGGGCGCGATTCGCAATGACTATGCGATTGCCATGCGAGAGCAAGGGCGCGAAGTCAAAGTCAAAAGCTGGTCACCCAATTACCTCGACTTCACCGGTTACTTGTTGACTCACAACGAATCGCTGTCGATCGCCGAATACTTGACCCTCGGCGACAGCCGCAACCCCAGCTATCGCCCCACGGTTTATTACGCCTATCACCCTTGTGATCAGGCCGTGGCTTCCATGGCCCTGCTGAACGAGGGCAATGAAGACCGGGTATTGACCAAGGAAGTCTTGAAGGACGGCATTGTTTCCGGCATCGACGAACTGGGTGTGTTTCTCATCAGTGACCAGTATCCGTCCGTGTGGATGGGCTCGAACCTGTCCATTGGCAAGGCACGGAAAATGGCCAAGTACAACAGCGCTACCAGTTTGCAGGTGGTGTCCAGCATTGTCGCCGGTATGGCTTGGGCACAGGCCAATCCTCACGCCGGGATTCTGGAGAGTGAAAGCCTGGACTGGGAATTCGTCTACGGCATTGTTGAGAAATACTGGCAGCCGATGGTTTTTCAGCAGATCGACTGGCGACCCGTTGCTGGCGATAGCACGCTGTCGTTTGGCAGCTTTCTGATCTGACTGTTTCCTGGTTCTCGTTCAATCTATCAAGGAAGAATGTATGTCGATGGCAATCGGCGCGATCACGCGCACCACACCCGATGCTTCTGCGGTCTTGTCCGGATTCAGTTTTCCTGCCGTGGATCTGACGGCGTCGGATCGTCAGGAATGGAAGGAGATATTTTTCGATTCGGTGATCACCGAATATGACGCGCGGCGGTTGTACTGGTACCTCGAGGGCAATTACCCGGAAGTCTTCAACTGCATGGAAGACGTGCTCAACCCCTGGCTGAAAGATGAAATTGATCACGCCTATGGTTTCGCGCTGATTTACGCGTCGTATTCTGCTATTCCTTTTGATGAAGTGTCACTCAGTGTCGAATTGAGGAAACCGGATTTCAGCATTGTCGATGCCATCGCCGCCGATCCGTTAAAGCTTCTGGTGACTCTGGCCTATGACGAAATCATCACCACCCACGTTTACCACCGCAGCATAGAAAGTTACGACCGCTTCAATTCGCAACAACTATCGGCGTGGATACGCAAAACCAAGAAGGATGAAGTGACGCACTTCTTTGCCTTCGTGAAAAAAGCCAGAGAGTTGTTCCCGCATAGACTGCAGGAGGTGCCGGGGATACTGGAGGACATTTTCCGTGTGGACTTCGAGAAGCCCAGTTACACAGGAACATTTGTGCTGGATCATAACGCACCGGATTTTCCGATTTCCAAGCAGGAAATCAAGGACATGATTATTCCGGCAATCATAAAAAAATTCAGTGAATGAATACCGTGAGACAGGGAGGAAAATGGCATGGAAGCGGCTTTCTTAAAAAAGCGTAATTGGAGTTCCAGGGCGATTTTTGAGGATATCGCGGCCAGTGGATGGACCAATCCAGGCATTGATCCTTCCTTTAAAGCGTTCTTTATGGCCGACCTCGTGTCTGAGTACGATTCGGTCAATCTTTATAATTCTCTGTACGCCCGGCGCAAAGAGTTCTCCCCTTATTTTGTTCAGTACCTGGATTTCTGGTACGCCGACGAGCGTAACCATGCCGACGGATTCTTTGAGCTGAACCGCCTGGTTTTTGGCGCGCCCGAAAGTGACCTCATCAATGACCTGAAGGACCGCGTTGGCGATTTTTCAGGCCTGGAAGACATTCTCTCCTGCGAGTTCAATCTTCTGCTGTTGTTTGCCTATGACGAGTACGTTTCGGTGAAAACCTACAAGAAAGACACGTTCTATCAGGACTTTGGCCATCCTGGTTTCAATGTGTGGATCAAGAACCTGATTGCCGATGAAGCCATTCACTTTGGCAATGCCGTGAAAATTCTGAAGACCTTTCACGCCGATAAACTCGATCAGGCGCAAAGCGTGTTGCGCCGGATCGGTGGTTTTGAAGGAGGGGAATACAAGAACACGTTTCTGTTCGATCACGACGGCCCGCATTTTCAGCTGGACAGTGACGAAGTGGGCAGCGTCGTCATTGACGAAATTCTTTCAATCTTGCAAAAGAGGTCTTTGTGAAAAAAGAACATTACATAGTCGTGGCTCTTTTGCTGATGGTCTTTGGCGAGATTCTGACCATTTACAGTGAGGTCTATGCCTCGAAACTGCCGGGCAGGGTCATGGAGACTCCGGGCATGTTTATCAAGCCGATGTTCTTGATATGCATCGCCGGTATCAGCCTGGTAATGGCGTATTGGCTGGGTTATCAGGGGACCGGGAATATCTGGGTGGTGACCGTCGCCTCGTTGACCCTGCTGCTGGTGCTGGAACCCATTGTGATCTACGCCATGCTTCGCGAGTTGCCGGAGCGTGGCGCATTGATCGGCTTCATCCTCGGCGCCGCCGGATTGATTTCAACCGTGGCACTTTAAGCAAAAGGAGATTGTTGATGTTGACTCAAGAGCAGACCAAAACCTGCACGGTATGCGGTTATGAATATGATCCGGCGATCGGTGATCCGGAAAACGGAATTGCCCCCGGCACTGCCTGGCAAGACGTTCATGACGATTGGCTGTGCCCGGACTGCCAGATGCCAAAGACGGATTTTGAGTGACACGGTAAGGCGCGCCGAAGGTCGCGGGAGTCTTTTCAGGCACAGTTGGAGGGTTATGAGTCCGGCGCAGTTTTGGTGAAGGCCTCGACAGCCTGTGGCAGCGGGCTTGCCCAACAAGGCTGCGCAGGATCGACCGGGTTTGGCAGGGATCGCCATCCAGAGCCGGTGCGGCGGGGCGCTCGACGGGCGTTAGGCGTTTCGCTTTCTGTTCAGCTTCGGCAAGGTTGAAATCAGTCTAAAAACACCCGGAAGGCGCGTCTGGCCTTTGCTAGGCTCAAAGGTGTAGGTGAAGACGCAGACTGATGCGCAATCGGATAGCAAGGGGACGTGGGGCGCGTTCCGAAGGGTACACGGTTAGAAAGATCTCCGCGCTGAGATCCAGCCCTTACGCCGTGTGAGGCAGCAAAGCACCGCTCTTTTTCCACGGTTGCTTTTGTACTGTGAGAGGCCCGATAAACCTTGTAAGCCAGAGACCAGCACTGGCCACCTACTCGAACACCAAAGCCCGCATCGCGCGGGCTTTGTCGTTGTGGCAGGACTAGATTTTCGTCAGGGCGTACGCCAGGTCGGCGCGCAGGTCTTCAAGGTCTTCGACGCCCACCGACAAACGCACCAGTCCATCGCCGATGCCGAGTCTGGCCCGGGTTTCAGGCGGAATGGTTGCGTGGGTCATGATCGCCGGATGCTCAATCAGGCTCTCGACGCCGCCCAGGCTCTCGGCCAGAGCGAAGATCTTTACGTTCTCGAGGAAGCGCCGCGCACCGGCCAGATCGCTGTTCAGATCCACGGAAATCATCCCGCCGAAACCGCGCATCTGTCGCTTGGCCAGTTCATGCTGCGGGTGCGAAGCCAGCCCCGGGTAGTAGACACGTTTGACCTGCGGCTGCTGTTCCAGCCACTGCGCCAACGCCAAGGCATTGCTGCAATGCCGTTCCATGCGCAACGCCAGGGTCTTCACCCCGCGCAGGGTCAGGAACGCGTCGAATGGCCCGGCAATCGCGCCCACGGCGTTCTGCAGAAAGCCGAGTTTTTCCGCAAGTTCGGCATTCTGCCCAACCACCGCAATGCCCCCGATCACGTCCGAGTGACCATTGAGGTACTTGGTGGTCGAGTGCAGCACGATGTCGAACCCCAGCTCCAGCGGCCGCTGGATATACGGACTGGCAAAGGTGTTGTCGGCCACGCAGATGATCCCGCGTGCGCGGCAGATACGGGCAATGGCTGCCAGGTCCGACAGGCTCAGCAGCGGATTGGTCGGGGTCTCGACCATGACCATGCGCGTGTCGTCCTGCAGTGCGGCTTCGAACGCCGACAGATCGGCCAGATCGACATAGCTGAAACGATGCCCGGCGCTGCGCTGGCGCACCTTGTCGAACAGACGGAAGGTGCCGCCATACAAGTCATTGCCGGAAATGATGTGCGAACCGGCCTCCAGCAATTCCAGCACCGTGGAAATCGTCGCCAGCCCGGACGCGAAGGCAAACGCCCGGGTGCCACCTTCCAGATCCGCGACACAGCGCTCAAGGGCAAAGCGTGTCGGGTTGTGCGAGCGCCCGTAGTCAAACCCCTTGTGCACACCGGGGCTGTCTTGCAGGTACGTGGAGTTGGCGTAGATCGGCGGCATCAACGCGCCGGTGGTCGGGTCCGGCGCCTGCCCGGCGTGAATCACCCGGGTCGCGAAGCCTTGGGATTTGTCGTCGTGCTGACTCATGCGAGGGATCTCCGTAATTGGTTGAGCATGTCGGTGCGGGTGATCAGGCCGTGGAAGCCTGAGGCGTCGGCGATGATCGCGACGAGGCCACGGCTGAGCACCGCTTCCAGCTCGGCCAGGGTGGCGCCGGGAGCGAGGGTTTGCAGTTTGTCGGTCATCACGCTGGAGACCGACTGGCTGAAGCGTGCAGCGTCTTCGTGCACGCCGAGCAAAATGTCCGATTCGTCGATGACGCCTACCAGTTGCTTGCCTTCCACCAGCACCGGCAGTTGCGAGACGTCCGCCAGACGCATGCGCTGAAACGCGGTCAGCAGCGTGTCGCCGGGGCCGACGCTGATCACGCGGCCGTCCTCGAAACGCCGCGCGATCAGATCGCGCAGGTCGCCATAACCCTTGCGCTGCAACAGGCCCTGATCGGTCATCCACTGGTCGTTGTAGACCTTCGACAGGTAGCGCGTGCCGGTGTCGCAGACGAAACTGACCACGCGTTTGGGCGCGGTCTGTTCGCGGCAATAACGCAATGCGGCCGCGAAGAGGGTGCCGGTCGAGGAACCTCCGAGAATGCCTTCGGCCTTGAGCAACTGGCGGGCGTGATCGAAGCTTTCTTCATCGCTGATTGAATAGGCGTGGCGCACGCTGGAGAGGTCGGTGATCGACGGGATGAAGTCTTCACCGATGCCTTCCACCGCCCAGGAACCGGGCTTCGGCAGGGTGCCATCGCGGCTGTATTGAGCCATCACCGAACCCACCGGGTCGGCGAGGACCATTTCCAGATCCGGCTGCACACGCTTGAAAAAGCGGCTCAGCCCGGTGAGCGTGCCGGCCGAGCCGACGCCGACCACGATGGCGTCCAGATCATGTTCGGTCTGCGCCCAGATCTCCGGTGCGGTACTGCATTCGTGCGCCAGCGGGTTGGCCGGGTTGTTGAACTGGTCGGCGAAGAACGCGCCGGGGATGTCTTTCGCCAAACGTGCCGCCACGTCCTGGTAATACTCGGGATGGCCCTTGCCGACATCGGAGCGGGTGATGTGCACCTCGGCGCCCATGGCCTTCAAGTGCAGGACTTTCTCGGTGGACATCTTGTCGGGTACCACCAGCACCACCCGATAACCCTTGGCGCGGCCGACCAGCGCCAGGCCCAGGCCAGTGTTGCCGGCGGTGGCTTCGACGATGGTGCCACCCGGTTGCAGGCGGCCATCACGTTCAGCCGCATCAATCATTGCCAGACCGATACGGTCCTTGATCGAGCCACCAGGGTTCTGCGATTCGAGTTTGAGAAACAGCGTGCACG encodes:
- a CDS encoding pyridoxal-phosphate dependent enzyme; the encoded protein is MSKDSRPAVLGLIGNTPLVRVTRFDTGPCTLFLKLESQNPGGSIKDRIGLAMIDAAERDGRLQPGGTIVEATAGNTGLGLALVGRAKGYRVVLVVPDKMSTEKVLHLKAMGAEVHITRSDVGKGHPEYYQDVAARLAKDIPGAFFADQFNNPANPLAHECSTAPEIWAQTEHDLDAIVVGVGSAGTLTGLSRFFKRVQPDLEMVLADPVGSVMAQYSRDGTLPKPGSWAVEGIGEDFIPSITDLSSVRHAYSISDEESFDHARQLLKAEGILGGSSTGTLFAAALRYCREQTAPKRVVSFVCDTGTRYLSKVYNDQWMTDQGLLQRKGYGDLRDLIARRFEDGRVISVGPGDTLLTAFQRMRLADVSQLPVLVEGKQLVGVIDESDILLGVHEDAARFSQSVSSVMTDKLQTLAPGATLAELEAVLSRGLVAIIADASGFHGLITRTDMLNQLRRSLA